In Gemmatimonadetes bacterium SCN 70-22, one DNA window encodes the following:
- a CDS encoding restriction endonuclease, with amino-acid sequence MSPKSTAQVSFNRRATLMRGLFDVLRDESEGLRASEVIERLARRLPPTEYESGEYASGAQRYEKVVRFTSIPLVKAGWLVKDAGRWHITDEGRAAFAKYQDSERFLRTAIAAYRAWRKAQPSADPEEELEEDEEQATAGITLEQAEEQAWSEIERYLSAMPPYDFQNLVAALLGAMGYHVGWIAQPGKDGGVDILAFNDPLGTTLPRIKVQVKRQQQKVAVDGLRAFMALLGTDDVGIFVNTGGFTRDAIDEARSQTTRRVTLVDLERLVRLWTEHYAKLAEVERRRLPLQPVYFLAPEG; translated from the coding sequence ATGAGCCCCAAGTCCACTGCCCAGGTCAGCTTCAACCGCCGCGCCACCCTCATGCGCGGACTGTTCGACGTCCTGCGCGACGAGAGCGAGGGGCTCCGCGCCTCCGAGGTCATCGAACGACTCGCCCGTCGCCTCCCGCCCACCGAGTACGAGTCCGGCGAATACGCCTCCGGCGCCCAGCGCTACGAGAAGGTCGTCCGCTTCACGTCCATCCCGTTGGTGAAGGCCGGATGGCTCGTGAAGGACGCCGGACGCTGGCATATCACCGACGAGGGGCGGGCGGCCTTCGCCAAGTACCAGGACTCCGAACGGTTCCTGCGCACCGCGATCGCCGCGTACCGCGCCTGGAGGAAGGCGCAACCGAGCGCCGATCCCGAGGAGGAGCTGGAGGAGGACGAGGAGCAAGCCACGGCTGGCATCACCCTCGAGCAGGCCGAGGAGCAGGCGTGGAGCGAGATCGAACGCTACCTGTCGGCCATGCCCCCGTACGACTTCCAGAACCTCGTCGCCGCCCTGCTCGGCGCCATGGGCTATCACGTCGGCTGGATCGCGCAGCCCGGCAAGGACGGCGGCGTCGACATCCTGGCCTTCAACGACCCACTCGGCACCACCCTCCCGCGCATCAAGGTCCAGGTCAAGCGCCAGCAGCAGAAGGTCGCCGTTGACGGGCTCCGTGCCTTCATGGCGCTCCTCGGGACCGACGACGTGGGGATCTTCGTGAACACCGGGGGCTTCACGCGCGACGCCATCGATGAGGCCCGGTCGCAGACCACACGTCGGGTGACGCTGGTCGATCTGGAGCGGCTCGTGAGGCTCTGGACGGAACACTACGCCAAGCTCGCCGAAGTGGAGCGACGGCGGTTGCCGTTGCAGCCGGTGTATTTCCTGGCGCCGGAGGGGTGA
- a CDS encoding restriction endonuclease subunit R, with amino-acid sequence MTTPEARARHDIDAQLAAAGWVLQDMSALNVHAARGVAIREFPLKSGHGFADYLLYVDGQAVGVVEAKKAGTPLTEFELQSEKYGNGVPAGVPAPTRPLPFLYQSTGVETRFTSRLDPVPKSREVFTFHRPETIAEWLEAEPLWMPERKGKPDPLSLHPSSLRGRLTVLPPVAERGMWPAQLDAVRNLEVSLAKNRPRALVQMATGSGKTYTAVSSIYRLIKFGGATRVLFLVDRANLAKQALKEFQSYRTPDDGRLFTELYNVQRLTHNKIDPVAKVVIGTVQRLYSMLKGEEDLPEEGDEAGADEVAVALGGLDALRKEPLPVVYNPTIPIETFDIVFVDEAHRSIYTLWRQVVEYWDAFLIGLTATPSKLTYGFFNGNVVAEYGHEEAVADGVNVDFDVYRIRTKITEQGSTVEAGQWVDKRDRETRAKRWEKLDEELAYGGASLDRDVVAPDQIRTVVRAFRDHFLPQVFPERTHVPKTLVFAKDDSHADDLVQIIRDELGLGNDAVQKITYRTSTVRLVEKVRKDDGTEFERVTWKSSGVKPEDLLQSFRNSFHPRIAVTVDMIATGTDVKPLEVLWFMRTVKSRTLFEQMKGRGVRVIKPDDLKAVTPDADAKTRFVIIDCVGVSEEDLSDTRPLDREPTVSLEKLLQAVAMGNTDPDVASTVASRLARLERQLGKAEHESIKDAAGGRSLGELAHAIVLALDPDHAQAQARRHEGVKGSAEPSIQGVEQARAQLIKDAVAPLATNPQLRQRILDLKRSKEQVIDIASQDELLDAGISPEARQRAASLTTSFEQFIAKHRDEFVALQLLYGRAKGRRLTRDALQELTETLARQKPPLALEEVWRAYELLDRSRVRGRPARVLTDVVSLVRFALHRDDALAPFPEVARARFAAWMSKMEAGGRRFTDEQKTWLAEIVDHLAANVEIDVDDFEYAPFAQRGGLGAAHRVFGDSLKTVIDEVTGVVAA; translated from the coding sequence GTGACCACCCCCGAAGCCCGCGCACGGCACGACATCGACGCCCAGCTGGCCGCCGCCGGATGGGTGCTACAGGACATGTCCGCTCTCAACGTGCACGCCGCCCGCGGGGTCGCGATCCGCGAGTTCCCGCTCAAGAGCGGCCACGGCTTCGCCGACTACCTCCTCTACGTCGACGGTCAGGCGGTGGGGGTGGTGGAGGCGAAGAAGGCCGGGACGCCGCTCACGGAGTTCGAGCTGCAAAGCGAGAAATACGGCAACGGCGTCCCGGCTGGGGTCCCGGCGCCGACTCGCCCGCTCCCCTTCCTCTATCAGAGCACCGGGGTCGAGACGCGCTTCACCAGCCGGCTCGACCCGGTCCCCAAGAGCCGCGAGGTCTTCACCTTTCACCGCCCGGAGACGATAGCGGAGTGGCTGGAGGCGGAGCCGCTCTGGATGCCCGAGCGCAAGGGGAAGCCGGACCCGCTCTCGTTGCACCCGTCGTCGCTGCGCGGGCGGCTGACGGTGTTGCCGCCGGTCGCCGAGCGGGGGATGTGGCCGGCGCAGCTGGACGCGGTGCGCAACCTGGAGGTCTCGCTGGCGAAGAACCGCCCGCGCGCCCTGGTGCAGATGGCGACGGGGAGCGGGAAGACGTACACGGCGGTCTCGTCGATCTACCGCCTCATCAAGTTTGGCGGTGCCACGCGCGTGCTCTTCCTGGTCGATCGCGCCAACCTGGCCAAGCAGGCGCTCAAGGAGTTCCAGAGCTACCGCACGCCCGACGACGGGCGGCTCTTCACGGAGCTCTACAACGTCCAGCGCCTCACGCACAACAAGATCGACCCGGTGGCCAAGGTCGTGATCGGGACGGTGCAGCGCCTGTACTCCATGCTCAAGGGAGAGGAGGATCTCCCGGAGGAGGGGGATGAGGCTGGCGCCGATGAAGTGGCGGTGGCGTTAGGCGGGCTGGACGCGCTCCGGAAGGAACCGCTCCCGGTGGTCTACAACCCGACGATCCCCATCGAGACCTTCGACATCGTCTTCGTCGACGAGGCGCACCGGAGCATCTACACGCTCTGGCGCCAGGTGGTGGAGTACTGGGACGCCTTCCTCATCGGGCTCACGGCGACGCCGTCGAAGCTCACTTACGGCTTCTTCAACGGGAACGTGGTCGCCGAGTACGGGCACGAGGAGGCGGTGGCCGATGGGGTCAACGTCGACTTCGACGTCTACCGCATCCGCACGAAGATCACCGAGCAGGGGTCGACGGTGGAGGCGGGGCAGTGGGTCGACAAGCGCGATCGCGAGACGCGCGCCAAGCGGTGGGAGAAGCTCGACGAGGAGCTTGCCTACGGCGGCGCCTCGCTTGACCGCGACGTGGTCGCCCCCGACCAGATTCGCACGGTCGTGCGCGCCTTCCGCGACCACTTCCTCCCGCAAGTCTTTCCGGAGCGCACGCACGTTCCCAAGACGCTCGTCTTCGCCAAGGACGACTCGCACGCCGACGACCTGGTGCAGATCATCCGCGACGAGCTTGGGCTGGGGAACGACGCAGTGCAGAAGATCACCTATCGCACGTCGACCGTGCGCCTCGTGGAGAAGGTGCGCAAGGACGACGGCACCGAGTTCGAGCGGGTGACCTGGAAGTCGAGCGGGGTGAAGCCGGAGGACCTCCTGCAGAGCTTTCGCAATTCGTTCCACCCGCGCATCGCCGTCACCGTCGACATGATCGCCACCGGGACCGACGTCAAGCCGCTCGAGGTCCTCTGGTTCATGCGCACGGTGAAGAGCCGCACCCTCTTCGAGCAGATGAAGGGGCGCGGCGTGCGAGTCATCAAGCCCGACGACCTCAAGGCGGTGACCCCGGACGCCGACGCCAAGACGCGCTTCGTGATCATCGACTGCGTGGGCGTGAGCGAAGAGGACCTCTCCGACACGCGCCCGCTCGACCGCGAGCCGACCGTCTCGCTGGAGAAGCTCCTGCAGGCGGTCGCGATGGGGAACACCGACCCTGACGTCGCCTCCACGGTGGCGAGCCGGCTGGCGCGCCTGGAGCGGCAGCTCGGCAAGGCCGAGCACGAGAGCATCAAGGATGCCGCCGGCGGGAGGTCGTTAGGCGAGCTGGCCCACGCCATCGTCCTGGCGCTCGACCCGGACCACGCGCAGGCGCAGGCGCGCCGTCACGAGGGAGTCAAGGGGAGCGCCGAACCGAGCATCCAGGGCGTCGAGCAGGCACGCGCGCAGCTCATCAAGGACGCCGTAGCGCCGCTCGCCACCAACCCGCAACTGCGGCAGCGCATCCTCGACCTCAAGCGATCCAAGGAGCAGGTCATCGACATCGCGTCGCAGGACGAGCTGCTCGATGCCGGGATCTCACCCGAGGCGCGGCAGCGCGCGGCGTCGCTGACGACGAGCTTCGAGCAGTTCATCGCGAAGCACCGCGACGAGTTCGTGGCGTTGCAGCTCCTCTACGGACGCGCCAAGGGGCGACGCCTCACGCGCGACGCGCTGCAGGAGCTGACCGAGACGCTCGCTCGGCAGAAGCCGCCGCTGGCGCTGGAGGAGGTCTGGCGGGCGTACGAGCTGCTCGACCGCTCGCGCGTGCGGGGGCGTCCGGCGCGGGTGCTCACCGACGTCGTCTCGCTCGTGCGCTTCGCCCTGCATCGCGACGACGCGCTGGCTCCGTTCCCCGAGGTGGCGCGCGCGCGGTTCGCGGCGTGGATGTCGAAGATGGAGGCGGGTGGGCGGCGCTTCACCGATGAACAGAAGACGTGGTTGGCGGAGATCGTCGACCACCTGGCGGCCAACGTGGAGATCGACGTGGATGACTTCGAGTATGCGCCGTTCGCGCAGCGTGGCGGGCTGGGGGCGGCGCATCGGGTGTTTGGGGACTCGCTGAAGACGGTAATTGACGAGGTGACGGGGGTGGTGGCGGCGTGA
- a CDS encoding DNA-binding protein, with protein sequence MTATLELPTPETAHEAQEALRELSPLATRRARRHVRLRADGDNGASVVVPRAAFDLFLEILGQMANGNAVTIVPIHAELTTQQAADLLNVSRPFLVSLLEKGELPHRKVGTHRRVLYADLAAYKRAQDQRSREALDELTRQAQELGLGY encoded by the coding sequence ATGACCGCAACCCTCGAACTCCCGACCCCCGAGACCGCCCACGAGGCGCAGGAAGCGCTGCGCGAGCTGTCGCCGCTGGCCACCCGCCGCGCGCGCCGGCACGTTCGCCTTCGCGCGGACGGCGATAACGGTGCATCGGTGGTCGTCCCTCGCGCCGCCTTCGACCTGTTCCTGGAGATTCTGGGGCAGATGGCCAACGGCAACGCCGTGACCATCGTCCCCATCCACGCGGAGCTGACGACCCAGCAGGCGGCGGATCTCCTGAACGTGTCGCGGCCGTTCCTCGTCTCGCTCCTGGAGAAGGGCGAGCTGCCGCACCGCAAGGTCGGCACGCACCGGCGGGTCCTGTATGCTGACCTGGCGGCGTACAAGCGCGCGCAGGATCAGCGGTCTCGCGAGGCCCTGGATGAACTGACGCGGCAAGCCCAGGAGCTGGGGCTCGGATACTGA
- a CDS encoding DNA methyltransferase encodes MNPQQIVQKLWNYCNVLRDDGLSYGDYVEQLTYLLFLKMAHERTQAPWSQPSIIPKGLDWPALLSKDGDALEGQYRRTLERLGKEQGMLGLIFRKAQNKIQDPAKLRRLIADLIDREQWLSLDADVKGDAYEGLLEKNAQDTKGGAGQYFTPRPLIQAIVDCMDPKPGETICDPACGTGGFLLAAHDYIVRHNHTLDKKAKRHLKLEALRGVELVDGVARLCGMNLLLHGIGPTAGEQVDPAVEVDDALRADPGDRFDMVLTNPPFGRKSSVRMVTPEGDEEREELTIVRDDFWVTTSNKQLAFVQHVKTLLRINGRAAVVVPDNVLFEGGAGETVRRKLLHECDVHTLLRLPTGIFYAQGVKANVIFFDRRAASDKAATKKLWIYDLRTNQHFTLKTNPLARKDLDEFVACYHPANRHERKATWSEKKNPSGRWRAYDVEELLARDKASLDVFWLKDEALEASANLPAPHVIAGEIVEDLRAALEAFEGLEGALRGTGG; translated from the coding sequence ATGAACCCTCAGCAAATCGTCCAGAAGCTCTGGAACTACTGCAACGTCCTGCGCGACGACGGCCTCTCCTACGGGGACTACGTCGAGCAGCTCACATATCTGCTCTTCCTCAAGATGGCCCACGAGCGCACCCAGGCGCCGTGGAGCCAGCCGTCGATCATCCCCAAGGGGCTCGACTGGCCCGCGCTCCTCTCCAAGGACGGCGACGCGCTGGAGGGGCAGTACCGGCGTACGCTGGAGCGGCTGGGGAAGGAGCAGGGGATGCTGGGGCTCATCTTCCGCAAGGCGCAGAACAAGATCCAGGACCCCGCCAAGCTCCGCCGCCTCATCGCCGACCTCATCGACCGCGAGCAGTGGCTCTCGCTCGATGCCGACGTGAAGGGCGATGCGTACGAGGGCCTGCTGGAGAAGAACGCCCAGGACACCAAGGGCGGCGCCGGCCAGTACTTCACCCCGCGCCCCCTCATCCAGGCCATCGTTGACTGCATGGACCCTAAACCGGGGGAGACCATCTGCGACCCGGCCTGCGGCACCGGCGGCTTTCTGTTGGCGGCGCACGACTACATCGTCCGCCACAACCACACTCTCGACAAGAAGGCCAAGCGCCACCTCAAGCTGGAGGCGCTGCGCGGCGTGGAGCTGGTGGACGGCGTCGCCCGCCTGTGCGGGATGAACCTCCTGCTGCATGGCATCGGTCCTACCGCCGGAGAGCAGGTCGATCCCGCCGTGGAAGTCGACGACGCCCTGCGCGCCGATCCCGGCGACCGCTTCGACATGGTCCTCACCAATCCGCCCTTCGGCCGCAAGTCGAGCGTGCGCATGGTGACGCCCGAGGGCGACGAGGAGCGCGAGGAGCTGACCATCGTCCGCGACGACTTCTGGGTCACCACCAGCAACAAGCAACTGGCGTTCGTGCAGCACGTGAAGACGCTGCTCCGCATCAACGGCCGCGCCGCCGTCGTCGTCCCCGACAACGTCCTCTTCGAGGGCGGGGCGGGGGAGACCGTCAGGCGCAAGCTGCTGCACGAGTGCGACGTCCACACTCTGCTGCGCCTTCCCACCGGGATCTTCTACGCTCAGGGGGTCAAGGCCAACGTGATCTTCTTCGACCGTCGCGCCGCCAGCGACAAGGCGGCGACGAAGAAGCTCTGGATCTACGACCTCCGCACCAACCAGCACTTCACCCTCAAGACCAACCCGCTGGCGCGGAAGGACCTGGACGAGTTCGTCGCCTGCTATCACCCCGCCAACCGCCACGAGCGGAAGGCGACGTGGAGCGAGAAGAAGAACCCCAGCGGGCGGTGGCGAGCGTATGACGTGGAGGAGCTGCTCGCCAGGGACAAGGCGTCGCTGGATGTCTTTTGGCTGAAGGACGAGGCGCTGGAGGCGTCGGCGAATCTCCCGGCGCCGCATGTGATTGCGGGGGAGATCGTGGAGGATTTGAGGGCGGCGTTGGAGGCGTTTGAGGGGTTGGAGGGGGCGTTGAGGGGGACGGGCGGGTGA